The Candidatus Bipolaricaulota bacterium genome includes a window with the following:
- a CDS encoding molybdopterin molybdotransferase MoeA, which produces MLSVEEARARILARIRPLPAEPVRITDGLGRVTAEDVIAGYDIPPHANTAMDGYAVRAADTIGASPDNPVRLRVIADLAAGYVADKEVVPGTAIRIMTGAPIPTGADAVVRFEQTKQDGDYVEIMTAVPVGKDVRPAGEDVRAGETVIPRGTILRPPEIGMLAALGCREIAVTRRPRVGILATGDELVGIDDSLTPGKIRNANTYSNAAQVQRYGGIPVMLGIARDREREIAEKLRKGLEQGVDLLLVSGGVSVGDFDVVKKVLAAEGRIEFWRVRMKPGKPLAFGYLNFNGREVPVIGTPGNPVSTMVSFEMFARPAILSLLGARNLDPIVIWARLADEIPQKDSRRHYVRVRLEDRDGEYVAHLTGDQGSGILSSMVKADGLAVIPEDWDRADQGARVRVILLGSL; this is translated from the coding sequence ATGCTGAGCGTGGAGGAGGCGCGGGCCCGAATCCTCGCCCGGATTCGCCCGTTACCGGCGGAGCCCGTCCGAATCACGGACGGGCTCGGGAGGGTGACGGCCGAGGATGTGATTGCTGGGTACGATATTCCACCGCACGCGAACACGGCGATGGACGGCTACGCCGTTCGGGCGGCGGATACCATCGGGGCGAGCCCGGATAACCCCGTCCGTCTGCGGGTGATCGCCGATCTTGCCGCCGGTTACGTCGCGGACAAGGAGGTCGTCCCGGGGACGGCGATCCGGATCATGACCGGCGCCCCGATCCCCACGGGAGCGGACGCGGTCGTCCGGTTCGAACAGACTAAGCAGGACGGGGATTACGTGGAGATCATGACCGCGGTCCCGGTCGGCAAAGACGTCCGGCCGGCAGGGGAGGACGTGCGGGCCGGGGAGACCGTCATCCCGCGGGGTACGATCCTCCGCCCACCGGAGATCGGGATGCTCGCCGCGCTCGGGTGCCGGGAGATCGCCGTCACCCGCCGCCCGCGGGTGGGGATCCTCGCCACCGGGGACGAGCTCGTCGGGATCGACGATTCCCTCACCCCGGGGAAGATCAGGAACGCGAACACCTATTCCAACGCGGCCCAGGTGCAAAGATACGGGGGGATCCCGGTGATGCTCGGGATCGCCCGCGACCGGGAACGGGAGATCGCGGAGAAGCTGCGGAAGGGCCTCGAACAGGGGGTCGATCTCCTCCTCGTCTCCGGCGGGGTGTCAGTCGGGGACTTCGACGTGGTGAAGAAGGTCCTCGCCGCCGAGGGGAGGATCGAGTTCTGGCGGGTGCGGATGAAGCCGGGAAAGCCGCTCGCGTTCGGATACCTGAACTTCAACGGAAGAGAGGTCCCGGTGATTGGGACGCCGGGGAATCCGGTGTCGACGATGGTCTCGTTCGAGATGTTCGCCCGCCCGGCGATCCTGAGCCTCCTCGGGGCACGCAACCTCGATCCGATTGTGATATGGGCCCGGCTCGCCGATGAGATCCCCCAAAAGGACTCCCGCCGCCACTACGTGCGGGTGCGGCTCGAAGACCGGGATGGAGAATACGTGGCGCACCTCACCGGGGATCAGGGCTCGGGGATCCTATCGTCGATGGTCAAGGCGGACGGCCTGGCGGTGATCCCCGAAGACTGGGACCGCGCCGATCAAGGAGCGCGGGTGCGCGTGATCCTGCTCGGGAGCCTGTGA
- the mog gene encoding molybdopterin adenylyltransferase, whose amino-acid sequence MKIRVGILTVSDRSFRGERADESGPTIKRLVLEQLDAVVEAEGLVPDEREEIADKLIEWCDEKRLDLILTTGGTGFGPRDITPEATKDVIERETPGFPEAMRMEGFRITPHALLSRATAGIRGRTLIINLPGSPKAVAEGLEVILPALPHAVETVRGGGSDHRFHPHT is encoded by the coding sequence ATGAAGATCAGAGTCGGTATCCTCACCGTCAGTGACCGTTCGTTCCGCGGGGAGCGGGCCGATGAGAGCGGGCCGACGATCAAGCGGCTGGTGCTTGAGCAGCTCGACGCCGTGGTGGAGGCCGAGGGGCTCGTCCCGGACGAGCGGGAAGAGATAGCGGACAAGCTCATCGAGTGGTGCGACGAGAAGAGACTCGATCTGATTCTGACAACCGGCGGGACTGGATTCGGACCACGTGACATCACCCCGGAGGCGACCAAGGATGTGATCGAGCGCGAGACGCCGGGGTTCCCCGAGGCGATGCGGATGGAGGGGTTCAGGATAACCCCGCACGCGCTCCTCTCCCGCGCCACCGCTGGGATCAGGGGGCGGACGTTGATCATCAACCTGCCCGGGAGTCCGAAGGCGGTGGCGGAGGGATTGGAGGTCATCCTTCCCGCCCTTCCCCACGCGGTCGAGACCGTACGCGGCGGCGGCTCCGACCATCGCTTCCACCCGCATACTTGA
- a CDS encoding basic amino acid ABC transporter substrate-binding protein yields MLIQRFVLVAVLVMGVCVAGFGGDKPVYVDGIDAAFPPFSYIDKNGNPTGFDVEAIQWIANEMGFEVKIVPVDWDAIIPTLKAGNIDLIASGMTITPERQKQVDFTDPYWRINLAVVVREVKGDDGALVPQYNIFSAVAPGRTIGVQRGTTSQDWLTENLIDAGVGIKLKLYDNFLLALEDLLIGRIDAVVMDEPTARSAIAGKRAAVVGTIETGEIYGYAVRKGDTKLLSLLNEGLRRLKASPEWDKLVQKWLIGG; encoded by the coding sequence ATGCTTATTCAGCGCTTTGTGCTGGTTGCGGTATTGGTGATGGGCGTATGCGTAGCGGGATTCGGCGGGGACAAGCCGGTGTACGTTGACGGAATCGACGCGGCGTTTCCCCCGTTCTCGTACATCGATAAGAACGGGAACCCGACCGGGTTCGACGTGGAGGCCATCCAATGGATCGCCAACGAGATGGGGTTCGAGGTGAAGATCGTGCCGGTCGATTGGGACGCGATCATCCCGACGCTGAAGGCAGGGAACATCGACCTGATCGCCTCCGGGATGACGATCACCCCGGAGAGGCAAAAGCAGGTCGATTTCACCGACCCATACTGGCGGATCAACCTCGCGGTCGTGGTGCGAGAGGTAAAAGGGGATGATGGCGCTCTCGTCCCCCAGTACAACATCTTCTCCGCCGTCGCCCCCGGGCGGACGATCGGGGTGCAGCGCGGGACCACGTCGCAGGACTGGCTGACCGAGAACCTGATCGACGCCGGGGTCGGCATCAAGCTCAAGCTGTACGACAACTTCCTCCTCGCGTTGGAGGATCTCCTCATCGGTCGGATCGACGCTGTGGTGATGGACGAGCCGACGGCGCGGTCCGCGATCGCCGGGAAGAGAGCCGCGGTAGTGGGGACGATCGAGACCGGCGAGATCTACGGCTACGCCGTGCGGAAGGGGGACACGAAGCTCCTCTCCCTCCTGAACGAGGGACTGCGCCGGCTCAAGGCGTCCCCGGAGTGGGACAAGTTGGTGCAGAAGTGGTTGATCGGCGGGTGA
- a CDS encoding amino acid ABC transporter permease, whose protein sequence is MDLNILQLIRDSLPALLRGARVTAELVGACLGIGFGIGVPLALLHVYGPRWSRPVLAVYDRVFRGFPALVLLFLFYFGIGSFPGVHLSPTLAVLLALGLRSGAYQSQIYRGSLLAVARGQVEAARAIGLTGGQAVRYIVIPQAAYFSLPGLANEYSILLKDTALAFVVGVVELFTQGKFIAVRTYAVLPIYGTVGAIYLFLTYGGILVFRGAERAIRIPGMSGARRRRPE, encoded by the coding sequence ATGGATCTCAATATCCTGCAACTGATCCGTGACTCCCTCCCTGCCCTCCTGCGCGGGGCGCGGGTGACGGCGGAACTGGTCGGAGCCTGCCTCGGGATCGGGTTTGGGATCGGCGTTCCCCTCGCGCTCCTTCACGTCTACGGCCCACGCTGGTCCCGCCCGGTGCTCGCGGTCTACGATCGGGTCTTCCGCGGGTTTCCGGCGTTGGTCCTCCTCTTCCTCTTCTACTTCGGGATCGGGAGCTTCCCTGGTGTTCACCTCTCCCCCACCCTCGCCGTCCTCCTCGCGCTTGGGCTGCGGAGCGGCGCCTACCAATCCCAGATCTATCGTGGCAGTCTGCTTGCGGTGGCACGGGGGCAGGTGGAGGCAGCACGGGCCATCGGACTCACTGGAGGACAGGCGGTGCGCTACATCGTCATCCCCCAAGCGGCCTACTTCTCCCTTCCCGGTCTTGCCAACGAGTACTCGATCCTGCTCAAGGACACCGCCTTGGCGTTTGTTGTAGGGGTGGTGGAGCTCTTCACCCAGGGGAAGTTCATCGCCGTGCGCACCTACGCCGTCCTCCCGATCTACGGGACGGTGGGAGCGATCTACCTCTTTCTCACCTACGGCGGGATCCTCGTCTTCCGCGGGGCGGAACGGGCGATCCGCATCCCGGGGATGAGTGGAGCACGCCGCAGGAGGCCGGAGTGA
- a CDS encoding amino acid ABC transporter permease produces MELVVTAAPAGFLIGICVALAEVYGGPLLAPFAYTYQILFRGTPLLLQLFVIYYGLPHAGIVLSPLAAAIAGFSLCSGAYHSEYMRGALLSIPHGQWEAARALGMGRLKTIAFVIIPQMVRRALPGSTNEFIYLIKYSSLAYLVTVIELTGEGRLIAYKTFRFFDAFLVVGLIYLGLVSLAARGLEAIEHKLEIPSA; encoded by the coding sequence ATGGAGCTGGTCGTCACCGCCGCTCCGGCCGGGTTCTTGATCGGAATCTGCGTCGCCTTGGCGGAAGTCTACGGCGGCCCGTTGCTCGCCCCGTTTGCCTACACTTACCAGATACTCTTCCGCGGGACGCCCCTCCTGCTGCAGCTGTTTGTCATCTATTACGGGCTGCCCCATGCGGGGATCGTCCTCTCTCCGCTCGCGGCCGCGATCGCCGGGTTCAGCCTGTGCAGCGGTGCGTATCACTCCGAGTACATGCGCGGGGCGCTCTTGTCCATCCCGCACGGGCAGTGGGAGGCGGCACGCGCGCTCGGGATGGGACGGCTCAAGACGATCGCGTTCGTCATCATCCCCCAGATGGTGCGCCGCGCCCTCCCCGGCTCGACGAACGAGTTCATCTACCTGATCAAGTACTCCTCCCTCGCCTACCTCGTCACGGTGATCGAGCTCACCGGGGAGGGGAGGTTGATCGCCTACAAGACGTTCCGGTTCTTCGACGCGTTCCTGGTCGTGGGGCTGATCTACCTCGGGCTCGTCTCGCTCGCAGCGCGCGGGCTGGAGGCGATTGAGCACAAGCTGGAGATTCCCTCTGCCTGA
- a CDS encoding TrpB-like pyridoxal phosphate-dependent enzyme, producing MQRIFNLDQHELPTRWYNVLADLDRPLDPPLDPRTQEPLSPEALTALFAKTCVEQEVATDRFIDIPAEVQEIYRLWRPTPVYRALNLERALATPAHIYYKYEGASPTGSHKTNTAVAQAYYNKVEGTKRLTTETGAGQWGSALAFACQALGIDLTVFMVRISYDQKPYRKAMIETYGGQIVPSPSDRTNAGRAVLEKDPDSPGSLGIAISEAIEEAMATGAKYSLGSVLNHVLLHQTVIGQEALAQMEQAGEYPDAVVGCVGGGSNFGGLMLPFLYDSQKRGRKVEFVAVEPTACPTITKGEVRYDYGDTAKMTPMLRMHTLGHEFVPPPIHAGGLRYHGMAPIITRLVEDGLIRPVAYDQVDVFSDAVTFARLEGIIPAPETAHAVHAAMELARDAARRDEKRVILIGFSGHGHFDMAAYTAYLAGRLVRTS from the coding sequence CTCTCGCCCGAGGCGCTCACCGCGCTCTTTGCCAAGACGTGCGTGGAGCAGGAGGTAGCGACCGATCGGTTCATCGACATCCCGGCTGAGGTGCAGGAGATCTACCGGCTGTGGCGGCCGACCCCGGTCTATCGGGCGCTGAACCTGGAGCGGGCACTCGCCACCCCGGCTCACATCTACTACAAGTACGAGGGAGCGAGTCCGACCGGCTCCCACAAGACGAACACCGCGGTCGCCCAGGCGTACTACAACAAGGTCGAGGGGACGAAGCGCCTCACCACCGAGACCGGGGCCGGGCAATGGGGGAGCGCCCTGGCGTTCGCCTGCCAGGCACTCGGGATCGATCTGACCGTGTTCATGGTCAGGATCTCCTACGATCAGAAGCCGTACCGGAAGGCGATGATCGAGACCTACGGTGGTCAGATCGTCCCGTCCCCGTCCGACCGAACGAACGCCGGACGAGCGGTGCTGGAGAAGGATCCGGATTCCCCAGGCTCGCTCGGGATCGCGATCTCCGAGGCGATCGAGGAGGCGATGGCGACCGGGGCGAAGTACTCGCTCGGGAGCGTCCTCAACCACGTGCTCCTTCACCAGACGGTGATCGGGCAGGAGGCGCTCGCCCAGATGGAACAGGCCGGCGAATATCCGGATGCAGTCGTCGGCTGCGTCGGCGGAGGATCGAACTTCGGCGGATTGATGCTTCCCTTCCTGTACGATTCTCAAAAACGTGGGCGAAAGGTGGAGTTCGTCGCCGTCGAGCCGACCGCCTGCCCGACGATCACCAAGGGGGAGGTTCGCTACGATTACGGCGACACCGCCAAGATGACGCCCATGCTGCGGATGCACACCCTCGGGCATGAGTTCGTCCCGCCTCCGATCCACGCCGGCGGGCTCCGCTACCACGGGATGGCCCCGATCATCACCCGGTTGGTGGAGGACGGGCTCATCCGTCCGGTGGCGTACGACCAGGTGGACGTGTTCAGCGACGCGGTCACGTTTGCGCGGCTCGAGGGGATCATCCCCGCCCCGGAGACGGCGCACGCGGTGCACGCGGCGATGGAGCTCGCCCGCGATGCGGCCCGCCGCGACGAGAAACGGGTGATCCTGATCGGCTTCTCCGGTCACGGCCACTTCGACATGGCGGCATACACCGCCTATCTCGCTGGTCGATTGGTGCGCACGAGCTGA